One part of the Thermoanaerobacterium sp. CMT5567-10 genome encodes these proteins:
- a CDS encoding methyl-accepting chemotaxis protein, with translation MKSIRIKIFALVTIFIVVPLLITGYFSVNEAQTILKSRIDKSNQAALSVLNSYVEMVKQNAEISLNDIANSSDIKNYIKTGDSSSLLDKLKGVGDNNPIILNAYFTAKDGKTIIYPVQDVSGVDMTKRPWYQAALNVGGAIASTEPYKDILSGKPEITMSKAIFDENQNLAGVVGIDIDLSKLSDTVSSIKIGNSGYFYLMTSDGTVISHPDKNMMFTKMTKYSFGKQLLSLDNKTIEYTLNNQKKFASVKKLNEFGWIGVVAASIQELDGDTNAIKNTMITVIIICLVLGLLLALIFISSITNGIRKISKTMERAANGELVLSTDIKSRDEVGLLSKSYNDMIEGIRSLVTKIKNVAESVNNISNNIASSSEQVSSTMQDVAKAIEQIAEGSSNQAESAQSSAKATLELGKLIDTAMNDSNNILDEVTNINMISESSNEIIESLLAKTQQSIESNNKVRESTLFLRDKSNQIGKIVDTIRQIADQTNLLSLNAAIEAARAGEAGKGFAVVADEVRKLADESSLAAKSISELIAEIQNDVNETVATVENANSIVIEQSNSVNNTKEIFEGIIQALKFVTDMINSLNDSLKEIEANKNKIVDAVQDIAAVSEETAASTEEVSASSEEQTAIIEELSSTANELKGYAEELMESLKMFKIE, from the coding sequence GTGAAAAGCATAAGAATCAAGATTTTTGCATTGGTTACCATATTTATCGTCGTACCACTTCTCATTACAGGTTATTTTTCTGTAAATGAAGCACAGACAATTTTAAAAAGTAGGATAGACAAATCAAATCAAGCGGCACTTTCAGTACTTAACAGTTACGTTGAGATGGTGAAGCAAAACGCGGAGATTTCACTTAACGATATTGCCAATTCCAGCGACATTAAAAATTACATAAAAACTGGTGATTCAAGTAGCTTGCTGGATAAATTAAAAGGCGTTGGAGATAACAATCCAATCATATTGAATGCGTATTTTACAGCTAAAGATGGTAAGACCATCATATACCCTGTTCAAGACGTCAGCGGTGTTGATATGACAAAGAGACCGTGGTATCAAGCTGCTTTAAATGTAGGAGGTGCAATCGCCTCTACTGAGCCGTACAAGGATATCCTGTCTGGTAAACCTGAGATAACCATGTCAAAAGCTATATTTGACGAAAACCAAAATTTAGCAGGTGTTGTGGGCATTGACATAGACTTATCTAAGCTTTCTGATACTGTAAGCAGCATAAAGATAGGAAATTCAGGATACTTTTACTTGATGACAAGTGATGGCACTGTCATATCACATCCAGACAAAAATATGATGTTCACAAAGATGACAAAGTACAGCTTTGGCAAACAGCTTTTGTCACTTGACAACAAGACGATTGAATATACCCTTAACAATCAAAAAAAATTTGCCAGCGTCAAAAAGTTAAATGAGTTTGGGTGGATTGGAGTTGTAGCTGCGTCTATCCAAGAGTTGGATGGAGACACAAATGCTATAAAAAACACCATGATTACTGTTATAATAATCTGCTTGGTGTTGGGTTTGTTATTAGCTCTTATATTTATTTCGAGTATAACTAATGGGATACGGAAAATATCAAAGACAATGGAAAGGGCAGCAAATGGAGAGCTTGTACTTAGCACTGATATAAAATCCAGAGATGAAGTGGGCTTGCTTTCAAAAAGCTACAATGATATGATTGAAGGAATCCGGTCGTTGGTTACAAAAATAAAAAATGTTGCTGAGTCTGTAAACAACATTTCCAATAACATTGCATCGTCATCAGAGCAGGTTTCATCAACTATGCAGGATGTAGCAAAAGCAATAGAGCAGATAGCTGAAGGTTCATCGAATCAGGCAGAAAGTGCTCAAAGCAGTGCTAAAGCAACATTGGAGCTGGGAAAGCTTATAGATACGGCTATGAATGACTCTAACAATATTTTGGACGAGGTTACAAACATAAACATGATTTCGGAAAGCAGTAATGAAATAATCGAAAGCCTTTTAGCAAAGACGCAGCAAAGCATAGAATCCAACAACAAAGTAAGAGAGTCTACCCTTTTCCTAAGGGATAAATCAAACCAGATAGGAAAGATAGTTGATACCATAAGGCAGATAGCGGATCAAACTAATTTGCTGTCTTTAAATGCAGCTATCGAAGCTGCAAGAGCTGGAGAGGCTGGAAAAGGATTTGCTGTCGTCGCTGACGAAGTAAGAAAATTGGCTGACGAATCAAGCCTTGCGGCTAAAAGCATATCAGAGCTTATAGCTGAGATACAGAATGACGTAAATGAAACAGTTGCCACAGTAGAGAATGCCAATAGTATAGTCATTGAGCAAAGCAATTCCGTCAATAACACTAAAGAAATATTCGAAGGCATAATACAAGCTTTGAAGTTTGTGACAGATATGATAAACAGTCTAAACGACTCTTTAAAAGAAATAGAAGCCAATAAAAATAAGATCGTGGATGCTGTACAGGATATAGCTGCTGTATCTGAGGAGACTGCTGCATCAACTGAGGAGGTTTCGGCATCTTCAGAAGAGCAGACAGCTATAATTGAAGAGCTTTCAAGTACAGCGAATGAGCTTAAAGGATATGCAGAAGAACTCATGGAATCACTTAAAATGTTTAAAATAGAGTAA
- the murJ gene encoding murein biosynthesis integral membrane protein MurJ, with translation MSTVRKTAKAAGLVMAITFISKITGFLREVVLGSKFGTTKDVDAYNMAQNIPMVLFAAIAASIGTTVIPLFSDYLAKKGKDKAFEFINNLLNVIILMTVVFTIIGAIASPMIVKIMAPGFKGDAYYETLKLTMILLPVMIFIAASNIITGVLQSLQHFAVPAMIGIPYNIIIIGTALMYGTKYGIYGVALATVVGSIIQVLIQLPVLIKFGFKYRFVLNLKDESIKKVIILAIPVLIGTSIQVINTYVDRMIASYLPAGSIAALNYANRLIGFDIFSMAIAIVIYPMLSRYFASNNIDEFIKGIKMAVKAILYIMIPVTVGAIIFRVPIVRILFERGAFDERSTYLTSIAFMFYSLGMTANGLRNVLSRGFYSLKDTRTPMINGAIAVLINIGLNLVIVRYLALGGLALSTSVAATAASLMLMYSLRKKIGRIGGNEIASSFVKALIGSAIMGVFAHFVYNGLSKFVTGGKIYDALSLFVTVLISAFIYFLFILLTDNSMVSYVKKGASIIKGKLAKE, from the coding sequence ATGTCAACAGTCAGAAAAACTGCTAAAGCTGCAGGGCTTGTGATGGCTATAACATTTATAAGCAAAATAACTGGATTTTTAAGAGAGGTAGTTTTGGGTTCAAAATTTGGAACAACGAAAGATGTAGATGCTTACAATATGGCCCAGAACATACCTATGGTTTTGTTTGCCGCAATTGCTGCATCCATCGGTACTACAGTTATACCGCTTTTTTCCGATTATCTGGCCAAAAAAGGAAAGGATAAGGCGTTTGAATTTATAAATAATCTTTTAAACGTCATAATTTTAATGACGGTAGTATTTACAATAATTGGTGCAATTGCATCGCCTATGATAGTCAAAATCATGGCTCCTGGATTTAAAGGCGATGCTTACTATGAGACATTGAAACTTACGATGATATTATTGCCAGTTATGATATTTATTGCGGCGTCAAATATCATAACTGGTGTTTTGCAGTCACTTCAGCACTTTGCTGTACCTGCCATGATAGGCATACCCTACAACATTATTATAATAGGAACGGCACTGATGTACGGTACAAAGTACGGCATATATGGAGTGGCTTTGGCAACTGTTGTAGGCTCAATCATTCAGGTGTTGATACAACTTCCGGTGCTTATCAAATTTGGATTTAAGTACAGATTTGTGTTAAATTTAAAGGATGAAAGCATAAAAAAAGTAATAATTTTGGCAATACCGGTTCTTATAGGGACGTCCATACAAGTCATAAATACATATGTGGACAGGATGATAGCATCATATTTACCGGCAGGAAGTATTGCAGCATTGAACTATGCTAACAGGCTCATAGGTTTCGACATATTTTCGATGGCAATAGCAATTGTAATATATCCAATGCTTTCAAGGTATTTTGCATCAAACAACATAGATGAGTTTATAAAAGGAATTAAGATGGCGGTAAAAGCGATACTTTATATAATGATTCCAGTTACAGTAGGTGCCATTATCTTCAGAGTTCCAATCGTAAGGATTTTATTTGAAAGAGGAGCTTTTGATGAAAGGTCTACTTATCTTACATCTATTGCTTTCATGTTTTACAGCTTAGGCATGACTGCCAATGGACTTAGAAATGTGCTAAGCAGAGGCTTTTACTCTTTGAAAGATACAAGGACTCCTATGATAAACGGTGCTATTGCAGTACTTATAAATATCGGGCTTAATTTAGTTATCGTCAGGTACCTTGCATTAGGCGGATTAGCATTATCTACTTCAGTTGCTGCCACTGCTGCATCATTGATGCTTATGTATTCCTTGAGAAAAAAGATTGGTAGAATTGGAGGGAATGAAATAGCATCTTCTTTTGTAAAAGCTTTAATAGGCTCAGCCATTATGGGAGTTTTTGCACACTTTGTCTACAATGGGCTTTCTAAATTTGTGACTGGAGGGAAGATATATGATGCTTTATCACTTTTTGTAACAGTACTTATAAGTGCTTTTATATACTTTCTATTTATTTTGTTAACTGATAATTCTATGGTAAGTTATGTAAAAAAAGGTGCAAGTATAATTAAAGGGAAATTAGCCAAGGAATGA
- the asnB gene encoding asparagine synthase B → MCGIAGIFHGNETNRVKMMLEKIVHRGPDDHGIFSDSNITLGHNRLTIIDLYNGRQPMKNEDGRYWMIFNGEIYNYKSLRTELKNHNFATNTDSEVIIHLYEELKEDCVNYLDGMFSLVIYDSIEKTIFMARDPLGIKPLYYGYTEEGYLAFASEIKALQVVTDDINEFPNGQTYTTKNGFSKYFSIEQDPINIKNADDIVDGLRLRLEDSVRKRLVADVPVGVFLSGGLDSSLIAAIASKYKKNLNSFAVGMEGSNDIKNARIVADYIGTIHHELIYTEDDVKKILPKVIYYLESCDPALVRSAVATYFVSKLASRYVKVVLSGEGADELFGGYHYLKNYSNNWEMHTELRSITGNLHNSNLQRVDRMTMANSIEGRVPFLDTEMIHYAFKIKPSYKISEKDKTEKWILRKTAEEYLPDSIVWRRKEKFSIGTGTNEVLNSLAESEISDRYFAKNKKLANGFEIKSKEEMYYYNILKEQFTIDAFINEMGRSRSLDDFQIYA, encoded by the coding sequence TTGTGCGGAATAGCTGGTATATTTCATGGAAATGAGACAAATAGAGTTAAGATGATGCTGGAGAAAATTGTACATCGTGGACCAGACGATCATGGTATATTTTCAGACTCAAATATTACATTAGGACATAATAGATTGACGATAATTGACTTATATAATGGTAGGCAACCGATGAAAAATGAAGACGGAAGATATTGGATGATATTTAATGGTGAAATTTACAATTACAAATCATTAAGAACTGAGTTAAAAAATCATAATTTTGCCACAAATACAGATAGTGAGGTGATAATTCATTTATACGAAGAATTAAAAGAGGATTGCGTTAATTACTTGGATGGCATGTTTTCGCTGGTTATTTATGATTCTATTGAAAAAACAATATTTATGGCTAGGGATCCATTAGGCATAAAGCCACTGTATTACGGTTATACAGAAGAAGGTTATTTGGCTTTTGCATCGGAGATTAAGGCGTTGCAAGTTGTCACAGATGATATAAATGAATTTCCTAATGGACAAACATATACGACAAAAAATGGATTTTCAAAATATTTTTCTATAGAACAAGATCCAATAAATATAAAAAATGCAGATGATATAGTAGATGGACTAAGGCTTAGATTAGAGGATTCAGTGAGGAAAAGATTAGTTGCTGATGTTCCAGTTGGAGTATTTCTTAGTGGTGGTCTTGATAGCAGCCTTATAGCGGCCATTGCTTCGAAGTATAAAAAGAATTTAAATTCCTTTGCAGTTGGCATGGAAGGCAGTAATGATATAAAAAATGCAAGGATTGTTGCAGACTATATTGGTACAATTCACCACGAGTTAATTTATACAGAAGACGATGTGAAGAAAATACTGCCAAAAGTTATATATTATCTTGAATCCTGTGATCCAGCTTTAGTACGGAGTGCCGTTGCGACATACTTTGTATCTAAGCTTGCCAGCAGATATGTAAAAGTTGTCTTATCTGGTGAAGGTGCAGATGAACTATTTGGTGGTTATCATTATTTAAAAAATTACTCAAATAATTGGGAAATGCACACAGAACTTAGAAGTATAACAGGAAATTTGCACAACAGTAATTTACAAAGAGTTGACAGGATGACGATGGCTAATTCTATAGAAGGAAGAGTTCCTTTTTTAGATACGGAAATGATTCACTATGCTTTTAAAATAAAGCCATCTTACAAAATAAGCGAAAAAGACAAAACAGAAAAGTGGATTCTTAGAAAGACTGCGGAAGAATATCTACCTGATTCAATTGTTTGGAGGAGGAAAGAAAAATTTTCGATTGGTACTGGCACAAATGAAGTTTTAAATTCATTAGCAGAGTCAGAGATAAGTGATAGATATTTTGCTAAAAACAAGAAATTGGCTAATGGATTTGAGATAAAGTCAAAGGAGGAGATGTACTACTACAATATTTTAAAAGAGCAATTCACCATTGACGCTTTTATTAATGAGATGGGTAGAAGCCGAAGCCTTGATGATTTTCAAATATATGCTTAA
- a CDS encoding ISLre2 family transposase has product MLDISLNENEINFKDLEAEIYKLVCEEACKIMAQILMKIDDMLLEKRDKKEYRCKGKKHTNIKTIMGTVEFDKRIYEHINSEGKKEYVYLLDEYLKMDTIGHISTNLIEKVVENVTEMSYREAAKNIESLTNQSISHTTAWNIIQKVGEKIAELEKQDIKLFKENKLRGEKETKILFQEMDGLWLSMQGKDRPKGKKSRGKKEIKLAVAYDGWVKRSPGSNEYITHNKIVCAGFASSKEFKELVDATIAKEYNIDEIEIKIINGDGASWIKESLGEEGVYFQLDPFHKSQAVIRNIENKKDACKLMKMLDEGKAEESLEYIAKLMIEQKDDEKQMKKLEKLYNYLVANKEGIKPYQKREEIKIPEAPEGIEYKHLGTMENNIFDTLARRMNAGKMSWTEKGANNLAKILALKTSGKLNSVVETYFNVIISEEKLAEIKEEIKLSAADVNKKQKKAKTYHMQRGDMPFEGCAMTNGRKTIREILRYKCLSELKVI; this is encoded by the coding sequence ATGCTAGATATAAGTTTAAACGAAAATGAAATAAATTTCAAGGATTTAGAAGCGGAAATTTACAAATTAGTTTGCGAAGAAGCTTGTAAAATAATGGCTCAAATCCTCATGAAGATAGATGATATGTTACTAGAAAAAAGGGACAAAAAAGAATATAGATGTAAAGGTAAAAAGCATACAAACATAAAAACAATTATGGGCACTGTTGAATTTGATAAAAGAATTTATGAACATATAAATAGTGAAGGGAAAAAGGAATATGTTTATCTTTTAGATGAGTATTTAAAAATGGATACAATAGGGCATATATCAACAAATCTTATTGAAAAAGTTGTAGAAAATGTAACAGAAATGTCATATAGAGAAGCAGCGAAAAATATAGAATCATTAACAAATCAAAGCATAAGCCATACAACTGCATGGAATATAATACAAAAGGTTGGAGAAAAAATAGCAGAATTAGAAAAACAAGATATAAAACTATTCAAAGAAAACAAATTAAGAGGAGAAAAAGAAACAAAAATATTATTTCAAGAAATGGATGGATTATGGTTATCAATGCAAGGCAAAGACAGACCAAAAGGCAAAAAAAGCAGGGGAAAAAAAGAAATAAAATTAGCAGTAGCATACGACGGATGGGTAAAAAGAAGCCCGGGAAGTAATGAATATATAACACATAATAAAATAGTATGTGCAGGATTTGCAAGCAGCAAAGAATTTAAAGAATTAGTAGATGCAACGATAGCAAAAGAATACAACATAGACGAAATAGAAATAAAGATAATAAATGGAGATGGAGCAAGTTGGATTAAAGAAAGTTTAGGAGAAGAAGGAGTATATTTTCAATTAGATCCATTTCATAAAAGCCAAGCAGTAATAAGGAATATAGAGAACAAAAAAGATGCCTGCAAATTGATGAAAATGCTAGATGAAGGGAAAGCAGAAGAAAGTCTAGAATACATAGCGAAATTAATGATAGAGCAAAAAGATGATGAAAAGCAAATGAAGAAATTAGAAAAACTATATAACTATTTAGTAGCCAATAAGGAAGGGATAAAACCATACCAAAAGAGAGAAGAAATAAAAATACCAGAAGCCCCAGAAGGGATAGAATACAAACATTTAGGAACAATGGAAAACAATATATTTGACACATTGGCGCGCAGAATGAATGCGGGAAAAATGAGTTGGACAGAAAAAGGTGCGAACAATTTAGCAAAGATACTAGCCTTAAAGACAAGCGGAAAACTTAATAGTGTTGTAGAAACATACTTTAATGTTATAATATCAGAAGAAAAATTAGCAGAGATAAAAGAAGAAATAAAATTATCAGCAGCGGATGTAAACAAAAAGCAGAAAAAAGCAAAAACATATCATATGCAAAGAGGCGATATGCCGTTTGAAGGTTGTGCAATGACAAACGGCAGAAAAACAATAAGAGAAATACTCAGATACAAATGTTTAAGTGAATTAAAAGTCATATAA
- a CDS encoding DUF362 domain-containing protein: MKSKVYYYNMRASRQSGSLSSKVARLFDVAGFKNIFTKDDLVAIKLHFGEKGNNAYINPIFVRQIVDKVKANGGKPFLTDSNTLYKGSRSNGVDHLITAIENGFAYAVVNAPLVIADGIFSKDSDDVEINKKHFKTVKISSNISNANSMIVLSHFKAHEIAGFGGAIKNLAMGCAPRAGKQQQHSTVSPKVGKNCTACQTCIKNCPEDAISLVDGKAYIDPDKCIGCGECITMCQYDAINPQWGTDMDEFVERMTEYAYGAYINKKGKIAFMNFVMNVTPLCDCTPWSDAPIVQDIGILASFDPVAIDKASFDLVNRQAGNPHSVLGDVGRGLKEGDDKFVSVHPKTRGDIQFEYGEELGMGTTDYELVELK, translated from the coding sequence TTGAAATCGAAAGTATACTATTACAATATGAGGGCTTCAAGACAGTCAGGAAGTTTATCTTCAAAAGTCGCCAGATTGTTTGACGTTGCAGGATTTAAAAATATTTTTACGAAAGATGATTTGGTTGCGATAAAATTACACTTTGGAGAAAAGGGAAATAATGCGTATATAAATCCGATTTTTGTAAGGCAGATTGTTGACAAGGTTAAGGCAAATGGCGGAAAACCATTTTTGACAGATTCTAACACTCTTTATAAAGGAAGCCGTTCAAATGGCGTTGACCATTTGATTACAGCTATAGAAAATGGATTTGCATATGCTGTTGTCAACGCACCTCTTGTAATAGCAGATGGGATATTTAGCAAAGACTCTGATGATGTAGAGATAAACAAAAAACATTTCAAGACAGTTAAGATATCTTCTAATATAAGCAATGCTAATTCTATGATAGTGCTTTCACATTTTAAAGCACATGAGATTGCTGGATTTGGTGGTGCCATAAAAAACCTTGCAATGGGTTGTGCCCCAAGAGCAGGGAAACAGCAGCAGCACTCAACGGTAAGCCCTAAAGTAGGCAAAAATTGTACTGCTTGTCAGACTTGTATAAAAAACTGTCCAGAAGATGCCATATCACTGGTAGATGGCAAAGCTTACATAGATCCTGATAAGTGCATTGGCTGCGGCGAATGTATAACAATGTGCCAGTACGATGCCATAAATCCACAGTGGGGTACAGATATGGATGAATTTGTTGAAAGAATGACAGAATATGCCTATGGTGCATACATCAATAAAAAAGGCAAAATAGCATTTATGAATTTCGTGATGAATGTGACGCCACTATGTGATTGTACGCCGTGGAGCGATGCGCCGATTGTGCAAGATATAGGTATACTAGCATCATTTGATCCTGTTGCTATAGACAAGGCAAGCTTTGATCTTGTAAATAGACAAGCAGGAAATCCTCATTCTGTACTAGGGGATGTAGGCCGTGGTCTCAAAGAAGGTGATGATAAATTTGTATCTGTCCATCCTAAGACCAGAGGTGACATACAATTTGAATACGGTGAAGAGTTGGGGATGGGTACTACAGATTATGAGCTTGTTGAATTAAAATAA
- a CDS encoding iron-containing alcohol dehydrogenase, whose translation MINFDFVCPTKIIFGKGTENRVGDETKKYSKKVLFVYGSGSIKKTGLYDKVVKSLKDSEIGYIELSGVKPNPRLSLVYEGIKICKENGIDFILAVGGGSAIDTAKAIAVGALYEGDVWNFFLGKAEIEKALPVGVILTLAATGSEASDSAVITNEDGWYKKGIHSDLIRPQFAIMNPELLFTLPAYQTAAGAADIMAHIMERYFTNVRNVDLTDRLCEATLKTVINNVPKLIEDPTNYDARAEVMWAGTIAHNGLLDTGRIGDWASHRIEHELSAIYDIAHGAGLAIIFPAWMKYVYKHDLDRFVQFAVKVWDVDLTFTDREAIALEGIKRLETFFRSIGLPVTLKDANIPYDRFEEMADKCTSNGTATVGQFVKLGKDDIINIYNIAR comes from the coding sequence GTGATAAATTTTGATTTTGTATGCCCAACAAAGATCATCTTTGGCAAAGGGACTGAAAATAGAGTAGGTGATGAGACAAAAAAGTATTCTAAAAAGGTGCTTTTTGTCTATGGCAGTGGCAGCATAAAGAAGACGGGACTTTATGATAAAGTCGTAAAGTCATTAAAGGACAGCGAGATAGGTTACATAGAGCTATCCGGTGTCAAGCCGAATCCAAGGCTTAGCTTGGTTTATGAAGGAATAAAAATATGCAAGGAAAATGGCATTGACTTCATATTGGCTGTTGGGGGAGGCAGTGCAATAGACACTGCAAAGGCTATTGCTGTAGGTGCTTTGTACGAAGGTGATGTATGGAATTTCTTTTTAGGCAAAGCTGAGATCGAAAAAGCATTGCCGGTAGGTGTAATATTGACATTGGCTGCTACAGGAAGTGAAGCCAGCGACAGTGCAGTCATAACGAATGAGGACGGTTGGTACAAGAAGGGAATACATTCGGATTTAATAAGGCCTCAATTTGCCATAATGAATCCAGAGCTTTTGTTTACACTTCCTGCGTATCAGACGGCGGCAGGGGCAGCAGATATAATGGCCCACATAATGGAGAGGTATTTTACAAATGTGCGGAATGTAGATCTTACAGATAGGCTGTGTGAAGCGACGCTTAAGACCGTCATAAATAACGTGCCGAAGCTTATTGAAGATCCAACTAACTACGATGCACGGGCCGAAGTGATGTGGGCTGGTACAATTGCTCATAATGGTTTATTAGACACAGGAAGAATCGGCGACTGGGCATCCCACAGGATTGAGCACGAATTAAGTGCAATTTACGATATAGCACACGGTGCTGGTCTTGCTATAATATTTCCTGCATGGATGAAATATGTGTATAAACACGACTTAGACAGGTTTGTCCAGTTTGCTGTTAAAGTTTGGGATGTGGATTTGACGTTTACCGATAGAGAAGCGATAGCGCTGGAAGGTATAAAAAGGCTTGAAACTTTCTTCAGAAGTATAGGTCTTCCTGTAACATTGAAGGATGCTAATATACCTTATGACAGGTTTGAGGAAATGGCAGACAAATGCACGTCAAATGGAACAGCAACTGTAGGTCAATTTGTTAAGCTGGGGAAAGATGACATAATAAATATATACAATATTGCAAGATAA
- the pgeF gene encoding peptidoglycan editing factor PgeF has product MIKVNRGFKRNEIDGVVFYTIPAFENTGKVRHLFSTRIAGISGGPYSSLNLSLTRYDDKGNVHENFRRICHAANINYDDMVFSNQVHSDGIRMVTSSDKGKNFGLSDIKNADALMTNESGIPIVTFYADCTPLYFLDPVKNVIALAHAGWRGTVKEIGPKTVEAMVNTFGSDKKDILAAIGPAIGVCCYEVGKDVVDEVSKLDIDLDKVLIDNGNEKWMLNLEMTNYLELIKCGLKDDNITVSGLCTSCCSDEFYSYRRDKGKTGSMAAFMELI; this is encoded by the coding sequence ATGATTAAGGTGAATAGAGGATTTAAAAGAAATGAAATTGATGGTGTTGTTTTTTATACGATACCTGCCTTTGAAAATACAGGAAAGGTTAGACATCTTTTTTCAACTAGAATAGCTGGTATAAGTGGTGGACCTTACAGTTCTCTTAACTTAAGCCTTACAAGGTACGATGATAAAGGAAATGTGCATGAAAATTTTAGGCGTATATGCCATGCTGCAAATATCAATTACGATGACATGGTATTTTCAAATCAAGTTCATTCAGATGGCATTAGAATGGTAACCAGCAGTGATAAAGGTAAAAACTTTGGCTTAAGCGATATAAAAAATGCAGATGCTTTAATGACAAACGAAAGCGGCATACCCATTGTGACATTTTATGCTGACTGCACACCTCTTTATTTCTTAGATCCTGTAAAAAACGTCATAGCATTAGCACATGCCGGATGGAGAGGCACGGTGAAAGAGATAGGGCCTAAGACGGTAGAAGCTATGGTAAATACTTTTGGCTCCGATAAAAAAGATATACTCGCAGCTATAGGTCCAGCCATTGGTGTGTGCTGCTATGAAGTTGGCAAAGACGTGGTAGATGAGGTATCAAAACTTGATATTGATTTAGATAAAGTTCTAATAGATAATGGCAATGAGAAGTGGATGTTAAATCTTGAGATGACAAATTACCTTGAGCTTATAAAATGTGGTCTTAAAGACGATAATATAACCGTTTCAGGGCTTTGCACCTCTTGTTGCTCTGATGAGTTTTATTCTTACAGAAGGGACAAGGGAAAGACCGGAAGCATGGCAGCATTTATGGAATTAATATGA
- the fabZ gene encoding 3-hydroxyacyl-ACP dehydratase FabZ: protein MLDNEEIREVIPHRYPFLMIDRVLEIEDNKKAVGIKSVSANEPYFQGHFPGNPIMPGVLIVEAMAQLGGITVMYGKDNNNKIGLFTGINKCKFKRVVKPGDQLMIEVEIISSKLNLVKAKGIATVDGDLAAEAEISFMLVDKN, encoded by the coding sequence ATGTTAGATAATGAGGAAATCAGGGAGGTCATACCCCACAGGTATCCATTTTTGATGATTGACAGGGTATTGGAAATCGAAGACAACAAAAAAGCTGTAGGCATAAAAAGCGTTTCTGCAAATGAACCATATTTTCAAGGGCATTTTCCGGGGAATCCTATTATGCCGGGTGTATTGATTGTAGAGGCCATGGCACAGCTTGGTGGAATAACTGTGATGTATGGAAAAGATAACAATAACAAGATAGGACTTTTTACAGGCATCAATAAGTGCAAATTTAAAAGGGTAGTTAAGCCGGGAGACCAGCTTATGATTGAAGTTGAGATAATTTCATCAAAATTAAATCTTGTGAAAGCGAAGGGCATTGCGACAGTTGATGGTGATTTGGCAGCAGAGGCTGAAATATCATTTATGCTGGTGGATAAAAATTAA